The following DNA comes from Xiphophorus hellerii strain 12219 chromosome 5, Xiphophorus_hellerii-4.1, whole genome shotgun sequence.
GCGTAGGAAAGTTGAATAATTTCAGCAATTCAGTTCACAAAGTGAGAAATACATATCATATCAGTGATATATTTAAAGTTCctaattttttatattgatGTTCATGGCTTACAgatagtaaaaacataaaatcattaTCTACTCAAAATTAGAATAACACAAGACCAATAAAAAGCGGAGTTTTAGAAGACACGGTTTTTATGCAAGGCCAGGCTGCTCATGAAGGGTTTTTAACTTTCCTTTAGTACGACAAGGAAAtatgtggaaaagaaaagcttaaGCCACAAATCATGGAAAATGTGAGGTGGAAAGACACACAGGAAAAAGAATACAAAAGTCtgtttctgacttttctttccGATGCTAACAGTAAAGTCATATTCAATATATTAGAAAATGCTTGATGAGGTTTTTTTGTCAGACGacaagtaccttttgaaaataattaagcAGATCTTgcacatacttttcattaagcttaCTGTATTAAAAACTCTGtattttacacttttgtttcagaaaaaagcagaaaatgataCCAGCAAGGATCAATCATCATCAGCACGCACACTTGTTTCCCAAAACTAAGCAAGAGATTTACGTTTTCCAATACAGCAGATATTTACTGTATCTTTTTGGATAGGTGACGGACAGATCAGCATTAAATTTAGCAGATGATTTACCTGCAAAATAAATTAGGAATTTAATGACTGGACCATGACCTGAACTGTCCATGGTTTAACTGTCAGGTCTTTCaaaagttttactgttttctgcTCAGAATGCTTAGTCCACTCTAAGCAAATGTTCAccaaaaattatgttaaaaccTAAAAcgagttaaaaccaaaatctATCTTATCtatatgaaaaatacaaaagaaactaaccattaaaaaatacaCTGTGGTGTGAAGAAAGAGGAACAATGAGCCAAAAAGACAAGTAAGAAAATCATGTCAGCGTTTTCTTTCATCAAAAACCTGGTCAGAAGAAAAACAGCCATAGAAAGCAGAATATGTTAAGGACCTACAGGAGAAATTAAATTAGACAGCACTGAACTGGCACTAATGTGATGGAGGATGTGTGTACTGTCTTCCATTTATCCAAAGTACTACAGGTTTGTTCATGCAATACAGTCTAAGAATTATTCTCTTGTCTACCATCTACAGATGAACAGAATCAAAGCatataacagaaataaaatgacagtgACGTCACAGCAGAAGTGCTGTCTTAGTGCAATTAAAAATGGTCAATTTCAAATCCCTGAACTTAAAACACACTTTCCAAATCGTGATCGTATCTAAAACAGCAAACACACCCTAAAGACGTGACAGTTGATGTTCCACGAAATCTGCATCATTTCCTTATGCTTAGATCTGTGTAACATTCTCCAACAAATcagctttaataagaaaagTGACAACAGCTTTGACTTCACCTTTAgcttgtatttgtattttgtgaacTCTTATTTCAGAGCTTCTTTCTGAAACAGCTGAATGAACATCCTCTTGAGTGTTATTCCAGATTTCTTGCCAGAGATGAAGTCATACACAGACTCAAAAGGTCATCAGCTGATCTTTGTGCTACAGAGCTGACAGGGTAAAGTGCAGACAATGTGCAGATGGACATTTCGTGCTCAGATCATTCCTGGGATGTGTCTAAATAGGTCTTCCTTCTGCACAGCATGGAGAGAAAACAGCTTTGAGACGCAAGAAGACACAAAGCTATCATTGTTTTCGCAGAAATTCCTTTGTCTCACTAACTCATTGTAGTCTTCAGTTGGAGGTCATGTGTTTAACATCCTGTACGGTGGAAAATTGCCAAAATGATAACTATTAATAGCGTGCGTGTTAATGTTTGCATGCAGACGTGACTCTAGGGACGGGGTCTCTGGACACGCTCTGGGTGACACACCTTTTCCCCAAACTGACTTCCTTTGATATCACAGAAATGAGCTTGTGTCTACTTAAGACGACACAAGACTTGAGCTaagattagatttttatttgacgAACAGAATTCAAAGTTATAAATCCTAATTACATACATTTCCTTATATTAACAGAAGATTTGTATTAAAGCACATATTTAGGTTAAACACACAGCACTATGTACagcatattgaaaaaaaaacaaaaaactatggCATACCATCTTTAAAACTCAATACATCAACAGACACACAgatgaaacaaatgaaataaagcattacaaagaaatacaaacaaagacAGCAGGAAAGATTTTACTTCAATGAAATGACAGAGGGGAGCTAATCGAAACTTGGCTGGTCGATGTCCGGCGGCATGGTGCACCTGGTCAGACTGGACAGGTACAGAGCGGTAGTGTTCGGAACGAGACCAGACGCCACTTTGAGGATAGTGAGCAGTCTTCGCGCTGAACTCGTTGCTCCTTCAGGAGACTgtggaggaagaaaaatgaagaacTGAATGACATATAACTAACtgggaaaacataaatatgttgtaGATGAGATAAAGCCCTTAATTTATCGTTTATTGCAGTAATATAGtgaaatcaacacagaaatggttccaaaaaaagaaaaaaaaaatcagtctttCTCTATGGATGTCATGAACACTATGTAAAACCTGTAGGGCGATCTGAGAGGGGATTCTGGGTGATCTGTTGGTAACATCTTGATTTGTAAAAGAATGTAAGCTCACTGCATTTAATATGaattattaaacttttattggAAGAATGAGAGAAATGTATCTCTAAAAGCAATATAACCTGTACTTGTTTTCCCCAAACTGATCCAGAACTGGAATATGATGAAAGCAAATTCCCGACTTTTCAAGACTGCATAGGAATTCTGAAGGAAATCACAGCAGGGGGAACAACtggaacatgttttttaatctgtcttaaaagattgcattttttttttttctttctcaataATTGAGCTCAAATGAAAGGTTGGCTTTTTACAGAGATTCAGTGATAtgattgtcatttttaaaaatctaataaaaagcagaaaaacaataataaacaaacactATGAAAAGTTAATGCCTTACAGTGAAAGGCAGCACAGTTTTAATATCTCTTATGAATATGccatattttattctttggGCTCAATGTGGTTGAGAACAAACCCGATATAAAACTGGCATGACTCCTCCAAACAGGCACTAAACTCTCATCGCCGTCATTATTATTAAAGcacgatttaaaaaaaagaaagccattATGACCTCCACATcatgttattattaaatatttcttttgttctttcattttaatgtcCTAATCTTTTTTCTGGCTAGTAGATTAAACTTTAGAATGAAAATATGCTCAGTAATTGTGGCACAAACCTGATCCTCAGCAAACAACAGAGGGCAGTGGAGCAAGACGGCAAGCTGTCTGAGAGCATCCAGGCACCCTGTGCGGACTGAGGCATGGCGAGCTGGGCGGACAATAGTAAAAAGATCAACCACTCACAGAGAAaaggtgtttattttttcattttttcaaaagCCTCTATGTTGAAAGCTATGGTACAGTGGTTTATTAGTACTCTTCCTAGCTTGTGGTACACTTGTGTGACTCAAGAGAGGATTTGTCATACCATTAGTAGCCACGAAGCAGACTTTCCCAAGGAAATATCCAGGatctaaatatttcagagaAGCTTTTGCTGACTCAAAACTATGACAAAACAATAACGAAACACAGAACAGGATTATTTGTTTGAGCATTTACTCTAGTACAAAGTAATATGAAATACTGCAAGGAGTCTCTATTTATACAATTAAATACGGAAGTCATCTTTTCTGCCCAACAGGAGAACGTTTTCTGATTTCATATGAATTTGGCTTCCAGGAAGTTATgaacaaatgataaaatatgGATTTGACTCTATATTTCTCTATAATCATACAATTTGGATCCGTTTTTCATGCCAAGACCCTTCAGACAGAGGTCAAATCAATGCTAAGTGAATAAACTtagaataacagaaaacaaaaccgCTGGATTTGAATGGATTACCTGTTTTGTCAAGTGACTGAGATTAAACATTACCTCTTGTCCGAGGTCAGATTAATGATGAACACCACCAGGTCGATCCTCGGTCGACTCTCATCGTTCTCCATGGGAAGTGGGAGACTCTTGGCTAGTCTCCTGCAGTGAGGGGGGCATGTAATCAGTCACAGAGACGTTGAAGAAGATCATAGTAGCTGATTTTAAACTGGCTGTAAGAGCAACAGGAATACTTTGCAATACAACTGACATGAACACAACAATGCTACACTTCCTAAACTAGCCCGTATCAGACAGCTGACCTGCAGCGTTAGCAGGGTGAATAGAGGGTCACTCACACATTCACGGTTACAGCCGTCTCCTCCACCAGGGTATCTGCCAAGTTCTGCTGAAACTGCTCCTCATTCTCCACCAGCTGCGGGGAAATCACTTTGAGTCAACATTAAAACTGGCTGGTTACTAAATTCATTATTGAGAATCAAACCATTTGAGAGGTCAAAACGCCTCAAAATTAACTGCTTCGAGTGAATGTATGTTcaatttttgatttgtttcctTGAGCACAGCAGATATGCCCTTCATACAAAAGAGTGATTTATTTAGTTATGtatattacttttttaaatttgaggtAAAGGAGTCGGTCAATCAGAAAAATTGTGGTTTGATTCCTGCTTCCCCACCACAGTTTTTCAGGTGTTACCTATAAACTAGCAATATTCCAAGCTTTTTGATTAGGTTTAATTCAACTAGTCAAAACAAGTTGGATACTAGTAGGTAAAACAAAGAATCGGCATTATGAAGCGATTATATTTATACTGGGAACAATAATTTTATCAGACTGAGCTGTGTATAAACCCAAATATGGGTTGAGTTTGTGAAAGTACCAGAATATGTCAAAACTTAGAACAAGTTAAATAGATTAACGTCCACACAGTCCTGCTTTACGGCGCTacatacatacaaaaaaaaaacaagctcacCAGGATGTTGGCCGTATTCAGATCAGGAAGTTTACTGAACGGTTTTAACAGAGACATTTTAACAGAGACAAATAATATAACCAGAATCAACTCAGGATATTTAGCAAAACAATCTCGTGTACGTCTCGGCTCATTTCTTTTGCTCGCGCTTCTTTTTCGAACGTGTATTTGACGTCATTACGTCTGAATCGTAGTCACTGTGCGCCATCTAGCGGTGCCAATCATGACCTGCAAGTCATCCGTTTCGATCTCCTGGCAGGAGTGATCCCGTTTAGTTTAtgggaaaataaatgaacaaatactgcaaaaaatgtgttttgttaaaCTAGTAAATATCAGGTTAAGTAAAATTgatatgattatttttatttaaacaaaattaaacaattgtCTGGCAAACATCTTTACAGAGAAGTTGTCcggtatttgttttttgtcttgtttttttgcttGGGCTTGTAGTCAAATTTAGGATGCTTTTCATAAGACTTTACAAGCTACAAtacatacaaaatacaaattataaCAATGGCTTCAAATATAAGGCAACATTTCCATTAACATTCTATTAAACATCATACAAATGAATGTAAAAGCTTTAAGTATGCATGTTTCTTAGGCaatacttcattttttttttattaatcatgtAATTAGTAATACTGTAGAATCTGTTGTGCATAGTTTGACACTCTTCCAGTTACATTTAAAAGCATTTGGAATCTGGTAAAGATCAGATAATTTAACacatcaaaatgaaacatttaaacccTAGTACTGACAAAGGTTGTACTTGCCTGGACTTTCAAAgagacatatttttcattttaagggTCATGTAAGAAATATGTGTTCCATTGCACGCCGAGGTGGATCTCAAATTAGAATACCATCAGGAACTATTTGAATACAAAAGGCAACAAACTAGTGATAAATTTAAGGTCATTACCAATTGTAGTTTACAGCAAAACCCCACACAACCCTTTTCTTGGAAAAGTAATacataatacaaataaaaagaaagcatttttattaGACACCAGATTTCTTTAAAGTATATTTGTGTACTCTGAGGTATATCCACTAACTTCGTCATGGGCTACTTTGGAGCAAAATACTACATCTTTTTGGCATAGTGGTATGGAGATGATCAGTCTGTGTTACTGCTGGAAAAAATGCAGTCTGCATTGCAAAAGgctttgttaaattttaaaacaaacctcGAACTTTGTCAGCTGCAACAACtagatgtaaatgtaaaatgtacagCCTTGCTACTCAATGGGTAATGGTGTCATAAAACATATTCGAATTGTgataagtaaaagaaaaaaaacataccacGAGTATTTGAacaaaagaagaacattttattcactTGTGGTGGTGGTATGGTAATGTGGACCCCTCCCACAAACTCTTCCAGTAAATCCATCCTACATTACAGCAACAGTGTGAAAATATGCACCAATCATTATTCTGTAAATTGaacagatgaaaatatttagatGATTTCATTAAGGACAACAACAGAGGCTGTTTTCAAGGGGAGCACGTTGGATGGCGCCTCTTAAAGGTTGTGAATGGGGAGACTATTGTCTGCAaggcaacaaataaaacattgttagaAGAATTTTGTCATCCACAGCCCATCTATATCATTAATGTGTATGAAACATTAACGGTCTAACTAGtctgtaaaaaaggaaaagaacagCACTtcagtaaaacagaaataaagccaAGCCTCTCTCCCCTTGTAACTGTGCGAATAACTGTCAGGCCAGCAAGATGACAAAAAATTATGACTGTACAGCCTTCTTACAAATCCCGCCTTCTATAGTCTCTTAAAAGTCGGTTTGCATGTTTCTTTGATCCCCACCATCCACAAACCCATGTTCCATTTTGAACATGCATAGTCAAATCAAATGCACCGACACCAACAAGCTCATTTCCCCTTCCTCTTTTGTACTTAACATCCAAACAAGCAGGGTAACTGTTCAGATCTCGCCAGACTCCCGTTCCTCAGAGCTGGAGCGCCGGTCTCGCTCAAACGACATGGATCTCTCCCTTTCCTTTCCTCTGGCCACGTTAGGAGAAGCAGAGCGCTCCCTGTCCTCCAAGTCTGCCCCCTCCACTCTGTCATTTCGCCATCCCTCCGCTGCACGCTCCCGCCACCTCTCCTGTGACGGGGATGGCTCTCTGTCACGTGTGTGGGATGATCTGTCTCTAGAGGatctgaaggaaaaaagaaaaaggaaagagaatGAAAGCCATCCTTTGCAACAGAAAGCacatcagtgtgttttattgggaatttTCCTTCAATTctgaagttgaaggaaaaggatgaatggcttcccttttttttaaagtaaaaatctgacCTCTATTGATGGTATTCAACTTTGCACAACCACCTTTCACATCTTTAatagctgcaagtcttttgtgTTACTTCATCTTTGTATAGAAGTTTAAGCTCAACCAGATGAAGGGTTTGCGAACTGTAAATTTCAAGAATTACCACGTTGAGTTCTGAACTTTCACTGGGCCGTTTTGACAAAAGATTATGTTTTGATCTGAACCACTCTCATTtagctctggttgtatgtttggtgctgctgtcttacTAGAACAGATCAAATGGCCGGTTTtagattcatttttgtttccaaaatATCTGATTCAAATAATTCATGTCATCTAGCTCCCCAGGGAACTTGTAATTATTCTGTTCCTTTGaatcaagtgtgttggaccagaggACCAtctaaaacatggaaaaaaactggcccttgaggactgaccTTTGAAGGCATGCTTTAACAACAGCTATGTATACAGCTTCATTCATCTTTGCTGTCACTGCTAAAGAAGTCATCCCAGCAACATGATGCATTCACTgccatattttaaaacatagtgGTGTCCATTTTAATTCTACTTCCCAATTATGCACCATTTTGTGTTGACCTATCACATATGACAATATGCaatatgacaaagaaaaaaaaatctggagcATGAATACTTCTTTATGTGTTCCTAAGAATTAGGAAGTAATATCTTAGGACAGATTTCAAAAGTTGGTAGATTTTCACTGTTCAAAGTCACTCCACTTTACTGATTCACTTGAGAACATATGCttaaatgttaatttctgtTCAAATACGAATTAACTGAAGTGATAAATAATATATACACCTCTTCTTTTTGTGCCTGTGAGAGTGGGAGCGTGAGCGGTGTCTGTCTTTGTGTCGATGCTTCCTCTCTCGCTCACGATCCCGGTCAGGTCCGTCTTCTCTGGAATGAGAGGAGCGGTGCCGTCTCGCACGATGCGACGATGAACTGCCTCCATCCCTGTTTAAGCAATTTTTCAATAATTgaatcattaaataaaacatgatagTAATAGTAAACACGGCATATGGTGCAAACAGTTTGTAATGCAGATTGCAAGACTGTATAAGAAACACCATTTTCAGGGTAATTTTCAGTTTGATGAGGGTGACAAATACAACGTGTAAATATAAATTCTCTTTAACAACTGCAACATCACATTTTATATCTTCTCACCATTTCTCTATAAAGAattcaaatctttaaaaaaacaaacaaaacagaaatgctaTGTGACTCAAGGCAGCGAAGGAATACCTGTATCGATCTCCACTTCTGGATCTAGACCTGAGAAAATGACACATAAAGATACATATGACGTCTGTGAATAAATGCAAACTTTTTCATTGTGCGGCTGAATTTCTTACCTTCTCCGCTCCCTTTCTCGTTCTCTCTCCCACTCTCGTTGTTGCTCCCTCTCTCTTTCCCGCTCCAGCTCCCACTGTCGCTctctttcctcctctttttcACGATCCTCACGTCTTCTCATGCGcaatttctcttgtttttctacGACGGCTTTCTGAATATGGAAAGAGGAGTTAAAAGATCagaagttaaaatgtaaatatactgGATCCATGACTACAAGCAAACTTACCCTCAGCTTTTCCAGCTTCTCACGGATTTCGATGAAACCGAGGTGAAGTTTTCCCCCAAAGTGGTCTGCCAAACGGCGGTCATTATCGTGGAGACCCAAGTAGGCTGAACACACCTCACACACCCGAAGTTTCTGCTGTTGAAAGCTGGAA
Coding sequences within:
- the pane1 gene encoding centromere protein M isoform X2; this translates as MDLLEEFVGGVHITIPPPQLVENEEQFQQNLADTLVEETAVTVNVRLAKSLPLPMENDESRPRIDLVVFIINLTSDKSFESAKASLKYLDPGYFLGKVCFVATNARHASVRTGCLDALRQLAVLLHCPLLFAEDQSPEGATSSARRLLTILKVASGLVPNTTALYLSSLTRCTMPPDIDQPSFD
- the pane1 gene encoding centromere protein M isoform X1, whose amino-acid sequence is MSLLKPFSKLPDLNTANILLVENEEQFQQNLADTLVEETAVTVNVRLAKSLPLPMENDESRPRIDLVVFIINLTSDKSFESAKASLKYLDPGYFLGKVCFVATNARHASVRTGCLDALRQLAVLLHCPLLFAEDQSPEGATSSARRLLTILKVASGLVPNTTALYLSSLTRCTMPPDIDQPSFD
- the LOC116719997 gene encoding putative RNA-binding protein Luc7-like 1 — protein: MSAQAQMRAMLDQLMGTGRDGDTMRQRIKFTDDRVCKSHLLDSCPHDILSGTRMDLGECAKVHDLALRADYEIASKENEYFFELDAAEHLQSFIADCDRRTELAKKRLAETQDEISAEVAAKAERVHELNEEIGKLLAKAEQLGGEGNVDEAQQVLEKVEKTRALKKEAEDVYRNSMPASSFQQQKLRVCEVCSAYLGLHDNDRRLADHFGGKLHLGFIEIREKLEKLRKAVVEKQEKLRMRRREDREKEEERERQWELEREREREQQREWERERERERRRSRSRSGDRYRDGGSSSSHRARRHRSSHSREDGPDRDRERERKHRHKDRHRSRSHSHRHKKKRSSRDRSSHTRDREPSPSQERWRERAAEGWRNDRVEGADLEDRERSASPNVARGKERERSMSFERDRRSSSEERESGEI